Proteins encoded together in one Mycolicibacter minnesotensis window:
- a CDS encoding enoyl-CoA hydratase/isomerase family protein, with protein MTGESDGAVNPDVLARVDNGVAVLTLNRPKAINSLNLPMVTAMTAALSAWADDPAVTAVVLAGAGERGLCAGGDVVAIYHSAKADGADARRFFYDEYRLNAQIGGFGKPFVSLMDGIVMGGGVGVGAHANTRVVTDTTKMAMPEVGIGFIPDVGGTYLLSRSPGRLGLHAALTGAPFSGPDAIALGFADHYVPHEQLAAFTAAIFADGVHSALAAYAVEPPPSQLAAQRDWIDDCYAHDTVAQIVTALAGHASPDANAAAELIGTRSPVACAATLEAVRRAERLATLEEVLIQEYRVSCASLRTHDLVEGIRAQLVDKDRNPQWSPATLAEVTPADIDSYFVPAEPDLTF; from the coding sequence GTGACAGGCGAATCTGACGGTGCGGTGAACCCCGACGTCCTGGCCCGTGTCGACAACGGCGTCGCCGTGTTGACGCTCAACCGGCCGAAGGCGATCAACTCGCTGAACCTTCCGATGGTGACCGCGATGACCGCGGCGCTTTCCGCATGGGCCGACGACCCGGCGGTGACGGCGGTGGTGCTGGCCGGTGCCGGCGAGCGCGGCCTGTGCGCCGGCGGCGACGTAGTCGCGATCTATCACAGCGCCAAGGCCGACGGCGCCGACGCGCGCCGCTTCTTCTACGACGAGTACCGGCTCAACGCCCAGATCGGCGGCTTCGGAAAGCCCTTCGTGTCCTTGATGGACGGCATCGTGATGGGTGGCGGTGTGGGGGTAGGCGCGCACGCCAACACCCGGGTGGTCACCGACACCACCAAGATGGCGATGCCCGAGGTCGGAATCGGCTTCATCCCCGATGTCGGCGGCACCTATCTGCTCTCGCGCTCCCCCGGCCGGCTCGGTCTGCACGCAGCACTGACCGGCGCACCGTTCTCCGGGCCGGACGCCATCGCACTGGGTTTCGCTGACCACTACGTGCCGCATGAGCAATTGGCCGCCTTCACCGCGGCGATCTTCGCCGACGGCGTCCACAGCGCGCTAGCGGCCTACGCCGTCGAGCCGCCGCCGAGTCAGCTTGCCGCACAACGCGACTGGATCGATGACTGCTACGCCCATGACACCGTGGCGCAGATCGTGACCGCCCTGGCCGGCCACGCCAGCCCCGACGCCAACGCCGCGGCGGAGCTGATTGGCACCAGGTCCCCGGTCGCCTGCGCGGCGACGCTGGAGGCGGTGCGCCGGGCCGAGCGGCTGGCCACGCTGGAAGAGGTCCTCATTCAGGAGTACCGGGTGTCGTGCGCGTCGCTGCGCACCCATGACCTGGTGGAGGGAATCCGCGCCCAGTTGGTGGACAAGGACCGCAACCCGCAGTGGTCGCCGGCCACGCTGGCTGAGGTTACCCCCGCCGACATCGACAGCTACTTCGTTCCCGCCGAGCCCGATCTCACCTTCTAA
- a CDS encoding cysteine dioxygenase, whose amino-acid sequence MVIADPIALRRPAARPRSLRQPDLLQTTDLAADAVLQGRYNHLLPGTGLPDDQRWFTRIHGDERLDIWLISWVPGHATELHDHGDSLGALTVLSGSLDEFHWDGHQLARRRLDAGDQAAFSRGWVHDVVWAPSAPEQGTTPVPTLSVHAYSPPLVEMSYYDVAPDNTLRRQRTELTQHPEAS is encoded by the coding sequence ATGGTTATCGCTGATCCCATCGCGCTGCGACGCCCGGCCGCCCGGCCGCGCTCACTACGGCAGCCCGACCTCCTACAGACCACCGACCTTGCCGCTGACGCCGTGTTGCAGGGGCGCTACAACCACCTGCTGCCCGGCACAGGGCTGCCCGACGACCAGCGCTGGTTCACCCGGATCCACGGCGACGAGCGGCTCGACATCTGGCTGATCAGCTGGGTTCCGGGCCACGCCACCGAACTGCATGACCACGGCGATTCACTGGGCGCACTCACCGTACTGTCCGGTTCCCTGGACGAGTTCCACTGGGATGGGCATCAGTTGGCGCGACGGCGGCTCGATGCCGGAGACCAGGCCGCCTTCAGCCGGGGCTGGGTGCACGACGTGGTCTGGGCGCCGTCGGCCCCTGAGCAGGGCACCACGCCGGTCCCGACCCTGAGCGTGCACGCCTACTCGCCGCCTTTGGTGGAAATGTCCTACTACGACGTCGCGCCGGACAATACTTTGCGCAGGCAGCGCACCGAACTCACCCAGCACCCGGAGGCATCATGA
- a CDS encoding Bax inhibitor-1/YccA family protein: protein MRETSNPVFRSLPKQGGYAQFGTGVAGAAQQVGQTYQADPSLAQYQQREVTRPLTIDDVVTKTGITLGVLSLSAIVSFFLVASNQALAGPLTFIGAFGGLALVMVAMFGRKQDSKAVVLSYAVLEGLFLGAISFVLTAVTVGTGNAGSLIGQAVMGTFGVFGGMLVVYKTGAIRVTPKFTRMVIAGMFGVLALMIGNLVLGMFGVGDGAGMGLRSGGTLSIVFSLVCIGLAAFSFLIDFDAADQMIRAGAPEKAAWGIALGLTVTLVWLYLEILRLLSYFQSE from the coding sequence GTGCGGGAGACCAGCAACCCGGTATTTCGTTCGTTGCCCAAGCAGGGCGGCTACGCGCAGTTCGGAACCGGTGTCGCCGGTGCCGCTCAGCAGGTGGGTCAGACCTACCAGGCCGACCCGTCTTTGGCGCAGTATCAGCAGCGCGAGGTCACTCGCCCGCTGACCATCGATGACGTCGTCACCAAGACCGGCATCACCCTGGGGGTGCTGAGCCTCTCGGCGATCGTCTCCTTCTTCCTGGTGGCCTCCAACCAGGCGCTGGCCGGGCCACTGACCTTCATTGGCGCCTTCGGCGGGCTCGCGCTGGTCATGGTCGCCATGTTCGGCCGCAAGCAGGACAGCAAGGCCGTGGTGCTCAGCTACGCGGTACTCGAGGGCCTGTTCCTGGGCGCCATCTCCTTCGTGCTGACCGCGGTCACCGTCGGGACCGGCAACGCCGGCTCGCTGATCGGCCAGGCCGTGATGGGCACCTTCGGGGTCTTCGGCGGCATGCTGGTGGTCTACAAGACCGGCGCTATCCGGGTCACCCCGAAGTTCACCCGGATGGTGATCGCCGGCATGTTCGGTGTGCTGGCCCTGATGATCGGCAACCTGGTGCTGGGCATGTTCGGCGTCGGCGACGGTGCAGGCATGGGCCTGCGCAGCGGTGGCACGCTGTCTATCGTCTTCTCGCTGGTGTGCATCGGGCTCGCGGCGTTCAGCTTCCTGATCGACTTCGACGCCGCTGACCAGATGATCCGGGCCGGCGCGCCCGAGAAGGCCGCCTGGGGCATCGCCCTTGGTCTGACCGTGACCCTGGTCTGGCTGTACCTGGAGATCCTGCGGCTGCTCAGCTACTTCCAGAGCGAGTGA
- a CDS encoding alpha/beta hydrolase produces the protein MSTPTATTAPTPPAAHEPWWVRHYTFTGTTVGLVFLWLSLTPSLLPRGPLFQGLVSGGSGAIGYALGVFAVWLVRYMRSQDSSPAAPRWAWRVLIPTAIVIHLWVVWTIHGWQDQMRDLMGVPRLTWYNYPQAGVIAVATLFILVEIGQMIRLVLRFLVHQLERVAPPRVSAVVAVSLVLALGVAVLNGVVLKQAMHIMNSTFSSINDEASPDRAAPSTRLRSGGPESLASWGSLGHQGRIFVAGGPSLAQLSEFNGAPATEPIRAYAGLNSADGIKATAELAAAELARTGGLNRAVVAVATTTGTGWINEAEASTLEYMFNGNTAIVSMQYSFLPSWLSFLVDKENARQAGVALFEAVDKRVRALPEAKRPKVVVFGESLGSFGGEASFMSLNNVLARTDGALFSGPTFQNTIWTDLTLNRDPGSPQWLPIYHDGSAVRFVARPDDLDRPDSPWGSGISPRVVYLQHASDPIAWWHPDLLYHKPDWLKEPRGYDVLPQVRWFPIVTFLQVSADMAVAIDVPAGHGHSYVADVANAWAAILHPAAWTPEKTERLRPLLHSDA, from the coding sequence ATGAGCACCCCCACCGCAACCACCGCGCCCACGCCACCGGCTGCCCACGAGCCCTGGTGGGTCCGGCACTACACGTTCACCGGGACCACGGTGGGCCTGGTGTTCCTGTGGCTGTCGCTGACCCCGTCCCTGCTGCCCCGCGGGCCACTGTTCCAGGGCTTGGTCAGCGGCGGCTCGGGGGCGATCGGCTACGCGCTGGGGGTGTTCGCCGTCTGGTTGGTGCGCTACATGCGCTCGCAGGATTCCAGCCCGGCCGCTCCACGCTGGGCCTGGCGGGTGCTGATCCCGACGGCGATCGTCATCCATCTCTGGGTGGTGTGGACTATCCACGGTTGGCAGGACCAGATGCGCGACCTGATGGGTGTGCCGAGGCTGACTTGGTACAACTACCCGCAGGCCGGCGTGATCGCGGTGGCCACGCTGTTCATCTTGGTCGAGATCGGCCAGATGATCCGACTGGTGCTGAGGTTTCTGGTGCACCAGCTCGAACGCGTTGCCCCGCCGCGGGTTTCGGCTGTGGTTGCGGTGTCGTTGGTGCTGGCTCTGGGTGTGGCGGTGCTCAACGGCGTGGTGCTCAAGCAAGCAATGCACATCATGAACAGCACGTTCAGCTCGATCAACGACGAGGCCAGCCCGGACCGGGCCGCCCCATCGACGCGGCTGCGCTCCGGCGGCCCTGAGTCGCTGGCCTCCTGGGGTTCGCTAGGCCATCAGGGCCGCATCTTCGTGGCGGGGGGACCCAGCCTGGCGCAACTCAGCGAGTTCAACGGCGCACCGGCCACCGAACCGATCCGCGCCTATGCCGGGCTGAATTCCGCCGACGGCATCAAGGCGACGGCGGAGCTGGCGGCAGCCGAATTGGCCCGGACCGGCGGACTGAACCGTGCCGTGGTGGCCGTGGCCACCACCACCGGCACCGGCTGGATCAACGAGGCCGAGGCCTCCACGCTGGAATACATGTTCAACGGCAACACCGCGATCGTGAGCATGCAGTATTCGTTCCTGCCCAGCTGGTTGTCGTTCCTGGTCGACAAGGAGAACGCCCGCCAGGCCGGTGTAGCGCTGTTCGAGGCGGTCGACAAACGGGTGCGTGCCCTGCCCGAGGCCAAGCGCCCCAAAGTGGTCGTGTTCGGCGAGAGCCTGGGGTCGTTCGGCGGCGAGGCGTCCTTCATGAGCCTCAACAATGTGCTGGCGCGCACCGACGGTGCGTTGTTCTCCGGGCCGACGTTCCAGAACACCATCTGGACCGACCTGACTCTCAACCGCGATCCCGGGTCCCCGCAGTGGCTGCCCATCTACCACGACGGCAGCGCCGTGCGGTTTGTCGCGCGCCCGGATGACTTGGATCGTCCCGACAGTCCTTGGGGCTCAGGCATTTCACCGCGGGTGGTGTACCTGCAGCACGCGTCGGACCCGATCGCCTGGTGGCATCCCGATCTGCTGTATCACAAGCCCGACTGGCTCAAAGAGCCCCGCGGTTATGACGTGCTGCCGCAGGTGCGCTGGTTTCCGATCGTGACGTTCCTGCAGGTCTCGGCCGACATGGCGGTGGCGATCGACGTGCCTGCCGGTCATGGCCACAGCTACGTGGCCGACGTGGCCAATGCCTGGGCGGCGATCCTACATCCAGCGGCGTGGACCCCGGAGAAAACCGAACGGCTCCGACCACTGCTGCACTCCGATGCCTAG
- a CDS encoding class II glutamine amidotransferase — MCRLFGLHAGTSVVTSTFWLLDAADSLAEQSRRNPDGTGLGVFDGYGQSRLRKQPIAAWQDTEFATAAQELTGTTFVAHVRYATTGARSVANTHPFLQDNRIFAHNGVVEDLPAIDQRLREVDAYGLVHGDTDSERVFALITAAIRARRGDVTGGLVDAVRWLAANVPIYALNLLLTTATDMWALRYPEPNELYILDRRDGTEPGGLALRTKRIRADAAQLRGRPAVVFATEPMDGETRWEPIEPGQLVHVDAGLRITRRLVLPDPPARQLRHEDLNPVAAAAQHPAV, encoded by the coding sequence GTGTGCCGACTTTTCGGGCTGCATGCCGGGACCAGCGTCGTAACCTCAACATTCTGGCTGCTCGACGCCGCGGACAGCCTGGCCGAACAGAGCCGGCGCAACCCCGACGGCACGGGCCTGGGTGTGTTCGACGGCTACGGGCAATCGCGGCTGCGTAAACAGCCGATCGCGGCGTGGCAGGACACCGAATTCGCTACCGCGGCGCAGGAACTGACCGGCACCACTTTCGTCGCGCACGTGCGTTATGCCACCACCGGCGCTCGGAGCGTCGCCAACACCCACCCGTTCCTGCAGGACAACCGCATCTTCGCGCACAATGGCGTCGTCGAAGACCTGCCCGCCATTGATCAGCGGCTGCGCGAGGTCGACGCCTACGGCCTGGTGCACGGCGATACCGACTCTGAACGGGTCTTCGCCCTGATCACCGCCGCGATCCGAGCGCGGCGCGGCGACGTGACGGGGGGCCTGGTCGACGCCGTGCGCTGGCTCGCCGCCAACGTGCCGATCTACGCGCTCAACCTGCTGCTGACCACCGCCACCGACATGTGGGCGCTTCGGTACCCCGAGCCCAACGAGCTCTATATCCTGGACCGACGAGACGGCACAGAACCTGGAGGTTTGGCGTTGCGCACCAAACGGATTCGAGCCGATGCGGCGCAGTTGCGTGGTCGGCCCGCGGTAGTGTTCGCCACCGAGCCGATGGACGGAGAGACCCGCTGGGAACCGATCGAACCGGGTCAGCTGGTGCACGTCGACGCGGGCCTGCGGATCACCCGTCGACTGGTCTTGCCCGATCCGCCCGCGCGACAACTGCGACATGAGGATCTGAACCCGGTGGCCGCGGCGGCCCAACACCCGGCGGTATGA
- a CDS encoding acetyl-CoA C-acetyltransferase, with the protein MPEAVIVSTARSPIGRAGKGSLVTMRPDDLAAQMVRAALDKVPALDPREIDDLMMGCGQPGGASGYNIGRVVSVLLGYDFLPGTTVNRYCSSSLQTTRMAFHAIKAGEGDAFISAGVETVSQFVIGAADGAPNSKNPLFADAQARSEAAAAGADEWHDPRADGLLPDVYIAMGQTGENVALHTGISREDQDRWGVRSQNRAEEAINSGFFAREISPVTLPDGTVVSTDDGPRAGTTYEKISQLKPVFRPNGTITAGNACPLNDGAAAVIITSDTKAKELGLKPLARIVSTGVSGLSPEIMGLGPIEAVKKALANAKMSVSDIDLFEINEAFAVQVLGSARELGIDEDKLNVSGGAIALGHPFGMTGARITATLLNNLATHDKQFGVETMCVGGGQGMAMVVERLS; encoded by the coding sequence GTGCCTGAAGCTGTCATCGTCTCAACTGCGCGTTCGCCGATCGGCCGGGCCGGCAAGGGGTCCCTGGTCACCATGCGGCCCGACGACCTGGCTGCCCAGATGGTGCGCGCCGCCCTGGACAAGGTTCCTGCCCTGGACCCGCGCGAGATCGACGACCTGATGATGGGCTGCGGCCAGCCGGGCGGCGCCTCCGGCTACAACATCGGCCGCGTGGTCTCGGTGTTGCTCGGCTACGACTTCCTGCCCGGCACCACGGTGAACCGGTACTGCTCGTCGTCGCTGCAGACCACTCGGATGGCCTTCCACGCGATCAAGGCCGGGGAGGGTGACGCGTTCATCTCCGCCGGCGTGGAGACCGTCTCGCAGTTCGTGATCGGCGCGGCCGACGGCGCCCCGAACAGCAAGAACCCGCTGTTCGCCGACGCCCAGGCCCGTTCCGAGGCCGCTGCGGCCGGTGCCGACGAGTGGCACGACCCGCGTGCCGACGGCCTGCTGCCTGACGTCTACATCGCGATGGGCCAGACCGGCGAGAACGTCGCGCTGCACACCGGGATCAGCCGTGAGGACCAGGACCGCTGGGGCGTGCGCAGCCAGAACCGCGCCGAGGAGGCCATCAACAGCGGCTTCTTCGCCCGCGAGATCTCGCCGGTCACCCTGCCCGACGGCACCGTGGTGAGCACCGATGACGGCCCGCGCGCCGGCACCACCTACGAGAAGATCAGCCAGCTCAAGCCGGTGTTCCGGCCCAACGGCACGATCACCGCCGGCAACGCCTGCCCGTTGAACGACGGTGCGGCCGCGGTGATCATCACCAGCGACACCAAGGCCAAGGAGCTGGGTCTCAAGCCGCTGGCCCGGATCGTGTCCACCGGGGTGTCGGGTCTGTCGCCGGAGATCATGGGCCTGGGCCCGATCGAGGCGGTCAAGAAGGCGCTGGCCAACGCCAAGATGTCGGTGTCCGACATCGACCTGTTCGAGATCAACGAGGCGTTCGCGGTGCAGGTGCTGGGCTCGGCCCGCGAGCTGGGCATCGACGAGGACAAGCTGAACGTGTCCGGCGGGGCGATCGCCCTGGGCCACCCGTTCGGTATGACCGGCGCCCGGATCACCGCCACCCTGCTCAACAACCTGGCCACCCACGACAAGCAGTTCGGCGTGGAGACCATGTGTGTGGGCGGCGGTCAGGGCATGGCCATGGTCGTGGAGCGTCTCTCCTAA
- a CDS encoding SGNH/GDSL hydrolase family protein: MAIHATRRSAVTLLTAGMIASSGTLYLGVRNLLAGQADRARQTIPKACAIPPRADGVYTGEGEPVQRYQRGMSVDLHLMIFGDSTATGYGCLSAEQVPGALIASSLAQRTGLRIRLSTKAIVGATTKGLAGQVDAMFVAGPPPNAAVIMIGANDVTALHGIACSAQRLRSVVKRLHASGAAVIVTTCPDLGAVSAIPQPLRWVAHTRARRLAKAQARAVKAAGGITVPFADFRSREFHQARELLFAQDQYHPSAAGYALAATQVIPALCAALERPDSRETVPSG, translated from the coding sequence ATGGCGATCCATGCGACGCGACGGTCAGCGGTCACGCTGCTCACCGCCGGCATGATCGCCTCCAGCGGCACCCTCTATCTCGGGGTGCGCAATCTCCTGGCCGGGCAGGCCGACCGGGCGCGCCAGACCATCCCCAAGGCATGCGCCATTCCGCCCCGCGCCGACGGCGTCTACACCGGCGAAGGTGAACCGGTGCAGCGTTATCAACGCGGTATGAGCGTGGATCTGCACCTGATGATCTTCGGCGACTCGACCGCGACGGGGTATGGCTGCCTGTCCGCCGAGCAGGTGCCGGGCGCGCTGATCGCCAGCTCGCTGGCACAACGCACCGGCCTGCGGATTCGCTTGAGCACCAAAGCGATTGTGGGTGCCACCACCAAGGGACTGGCCGGCCAGGTCGACGCGATGTTCGTCGCGGGTCCACCGCCGAACGCCGCGGTCATCATGATCGGGGCCAATGACGTCACCGCCCTGCACGGCATCGCATGCTCGGCGCAACGGCTGCGCTCGGTGGTCAAGCGCCTCCACGCCAGCGGTGCGGCGGTGATCGTGACGACCTGCCCTGACCTGGGCGCGGTCAGTGCGATCCCCCAGCCGCTGCGCTGGGTGGCCCACACCCGGGCACGCCGGCTGGCCAAGGCCCAGGCCCGTGCGGTCAAGGCCGCCGGCGGTATCACCGTCCCCTTCGCCGACTTCCGATCGCGGGAGTTCCATCAGGCACGCGAGCTGCTATTCGCCCAGGATCAGTACCATCCGTCGGCCGCCGGATACGCGCTGGCAGCCACCCAAGTGATCCCCGCCTTGTGTGCCGCGCTGGAGCGGCCCGATTCCCGCGAGACGGTTCCGTCGGGCTAG
- a CDS encoding patatin-like phospholipase family protein: MNPMTKRALVLGGGGVAGIAWETGVLCGIADESPAAAQKLLESAVLVGTSAGSAVAAQLGSGIGLEELFARQVAPTSPEVDPGVGADALTDLFMAAITEPNTTTAQKLQGIGAVALAAETMPAPVRRAIIADRLPSHDWPDRVLRITAIDIDTGELKVFDRDSGVELIDAVAASCAVPGAWPPVVLGGHRYMDGGVRSTINLDVAADCAAAVLLVPAGGGIGAEINAFEGRVCAVLADDDAIRAFGSNPLNPSCRVPSAHAGREQGRQQAAAISEFLAG, translated from the coding sequence ATGAATCCGATGACCAAGCGTGCCCTGGTCCTGGGCGGTGGTGGGGTGGCCGGTATTGCCTGGGAGACCGGGGTTTTGTGCGGTATCGCCGACGAGTCGCCTGCCGCCGCCCAGAAACTGCTGGAATCCGCTGTGCTGGTGGGGACATCGGCCGGCTCGGCGGTGGCAGCCCAGCTCGGCAGCGGGATCGGTCTGGAGGAGCTGTTCGCCCGGCAGGTGGCGCCGACGTCGCCTGAGGTCGACCCCGGGGTGGGGGCCGATGCGCTGACCGATCTGTTCATGGCGGCCATCACCGAGCCCAACACCACCACCGCGCAGAAGCTGCAGGGTATCGGCGCGGTGGCCCTGGCGGCCGAGACGATGCCCGCGCCGGTGCGCAGGGCCATCATCGCCGACCGATTGCCCTCCCACGACTGGCCGGATCGGGTTCTGCGGATCACGGCGATCGACATCGACACCGGGGAACTGAAGGTCTTCGACCGCGACTCCGGTGTGGAACTCATCGACGCGGTGGCCGCCAGTTGTGCGGTACCGGGCGCCTGGCCCCCGGTGGTGCTGGGCGGACACCGCTACATGGACGGCGGCGTGCGCAGCACCATCAACCTCGACGTGGCCGCCGACTGCGCCGCGGCGGTGCTGCTGGTTCCCGCCGGTGGTGGGATCGGTGCGGAGATCAATGCGTTCGAGGGTCGAGTCTGCGCGGTGCTGGCCGATGACGACGCGATCCGCGCGTTCGGCAGCAATCCGCTCAACCCGTCGTGCCGGGTGCCGTCGGCGCACGCCGGACGCGAACAGGGCCGCCAGCAGGCCGCCGCGATCAGCGAATTTTTAGCGGGCTAA
- a CDS encoding patatin-like phospholipase family protein, with translation MTSAAEPRAPRPPRVALVLGSGGARGYAHIGVIAELRDRGFDIVGISGSSMGALVGGLQAAGRLDDFAEWAKSLTQGAVLRLLDPSFTAAGVLRAEKILDVVRDILGDSNIEDLPIPYTAVATDLIAGRSVWLQRGPIDTAIRASIAIPGVIAPHVVDGRLLADGGILDPLPMAPLSSVNADLTLAVSLNGGDPTAAGPPTEDAERAATPGRLNRMWRSTSALLDTSGARSLLDRPTARAILDRFSSGESEPGEGEESVPEVPKLGSFEVMNRTIDIAQAALARYQLASHPPDLLIEVPRVACRSLDFHRAAELIDVGRELAARTLDAAKPL, from the coding sequence ATGACCTCTGCTGCCGAACCTCGCGCGCCCCGTCCGCCGCGGGTGGCTCTGGTGCTGGGCAGCGGCGGGGCACGCGGCTACGCCCACATCGGGGTGATCGCCGAACTCCGCGACCGCGGCTTCGACATCGTCGGCATCTCCGGCTCCTCGATGGGAGCGTTGGTGGGCGGACTGCAGGCCGCCGGACGCCTCGACGACTTCGCCGAGTGGGCCAAATCGTTGACTCAGGGCGCGGTGCTGCGGTTGTTGGATCCCTCCTTCACCGCGGCGGGGGTACTGCGGGCGGAGAAGATCCTCGATGTGGTTCGCGACATCCTGGGCGACAGCAATATCGAGGACCTGCCGATTCCCTATACGGCCGTCGCAACCGATCTGATCGCGGGCCGATCGGTGTGGCTGCAACGCGGCCCGATCGACACCGCTATCCGGGCCTCGATCGCCATTCCCGGGGTGATCGCACCGCACGTGGTCGACGGACGGCTGCTGGCCGACGGCGGAATCCTCGATCCCCTGCCGATGGCTCCGCTGAGTTCGGTCAACGCCGATCTGACACTGGCTGTGAGCCTCAACGGCGGTGATCCGACCGCCGCCGGGCCGCCCACTGAGGACGCCGAACGGGCCGCCACCCCGGGCCGGCTGAATCGTATGTGGCGCAGCACGTCTGCACTCCTGGACACCAGCGGGGCCCGCTCGCTGCTGGACCGTCCGACGGCACGCGCGATCCTGGACCGTTTCAGCAGCGGTGAGTCCGAGCCGGGTGAGGGCGAGGAGTCCGTGCCCGAAGTGCCCAAACTCGGCAGTTTCGAGGTGATGAACCGGACCATCGACATCGCCCAGGCGGCGCTGGCCCGCTATCAACTGGCGTCGCACCCGCCCGACCTGCTGATCGAGGTGCCGCGGGTGGCCTGCCGCAGTCTGGACTTCCACCGCGCCGCCGAGTTGATCGACGTGGGCCGCGAACTGGCCGCGCGCACCCTCGACGCAGCGAAACCGCTTTAG
- a CDS encoding rhodanese-like domain-containing protein, whose protein sequence is MSVTTLTSRIDHLLESARARLHRLHADEVPAALRSGAYLVDIRPAAQRAQEGEVPGALVIERNVLEWRCDPTSDARLPQAVDDDVQWIILCSQGYTSSLAAAALQDLGLHRATDVIGGYQALAAAGELVEPVRATELGIGVQQWSEPFGFLRGPRRWM, encoded by the coding sequence ATGAGCGTCACGACGCTGACCAGCCGCATCGACCACCTGCTGGAGTCCGCTCGGGCCCGGCTGCACCGTCTGCACGCCGATGAGGTTCCCGCGGCGCTGCGTTCCGGGGCATACCTGGTCGACATCCGGCCCGCCGCCCAGCGCGCCCAGGAGGGGGAGGTGCCCGGCGCCCTGGTGATCGAGCGCAACGTGCTGGAATGGCGCTGCGACCCGACCAGCGATGCCCGGCTGCCGCAGGCGGTCGACGACGACGTCCAGTGGATCATTCTGTGCTCGCAGGGCTACACCTCGAGCCTGGCCGCGGCCGCACTGCAAGACCTCGGCCTGCACCGGGCCACCGACGTCATCGGCGGCTATCAGGCCTTGGCCGCCGCCGGTGAGCTGGTGGAACCCGTCCGAGCCACGGAGCTAGGCATCGGAGTGCAGCAGTGGTCGGAGCCGTTCGGTTTTCTCCGGGGTCCACGCCGCTGGATGTAG
- a CDS encoding enoyl-CoA hydratase, producing MSYETILVDRDGRVGTITLNRPQALNALNSRVMDEVTTAAAEFDADPSIGAIIITGSAKAFAAGADIKEMADLSFAEVFAADFFAAWSKLAAVRTPTIAAVAGFALGGGCELAMMCDLLIAADTAKFGQPEIKLGVLPGMGGSQRLTRAIGKAKAMDLILTGRTIDAAEAERSGLVSRVVPADDLLAEAGKVATTIAGMSLSAARMAKEAVNRAFESTLAEGLLYERRLFHSAFATEDQTEGMAAFTEKRPPNFTHR from the coding sequence ATGAGCTACGAGACCATCCTCGTCGACCGCGACGGCCGCGTCGGCACCATCACCCTGAACCGGCCGCAGGCGCTCAACGCGCTCAACAGCCGGGTGATGGACGAAGTCACTACCGCCGCGGCCGAATTCGACGCCGACCCCAGTATCGGCGCGATCATCATCACCGGCAGCGCCAAGGCCTTCGCCGCCGGCGCCGACATCAAGGAGATGGCCGACCTCAGTTTCGCCGAGGTGTTCGCCGCCGACTTCTTCGCCGCCTGGTCCAAGCTGGCCGCGGTGCGCACCCCGACCATCGCCGCGGTGGCCGGGTTCGCGCTGGGCGGCGGCTGCGAGTTGGCGATGATGTGCGATCTGCTGATCGCCGCCGACACCGCCAAATTCGGCCAGCCCGAGATCAAGCTGGGCGTGCTGCCCGGCATGGGTGGCTCGCAGCGGCTGACCCGGGCCATCGGCAAGGCCAAGGCGATGGACCTGATCCTGACCGGCCGAACCATCGACGCCGCCGAAGCCGAGCGCTCCGGCCTGGTCTCTCGCGTGGTGCCGGCCGACGACCTGCTGGCCGAGGCCGGCAAGGTGGCCACCACCATCGCCGGGATGAGCCTGTCGGCTGCCCGGATGGCCAAGGAAGCCGTCAACCGGGCCTTCGAATCCACCCTGGCCGAAGGGCTGCTCTACGAGCGCAGGCTGTTCCACTCGGCGTTCGCCACCGAGGATCAGACCGAGGGCATGGCCGCGTTCACCGAGAAGCGCCCCCCTAACTTCACCCACCGCTGA